GTGTATTATTCACGTTTTCTCTTTTAAAGCTTCGTCCAATTTCGTCAATATTTTCAAATTGTGAAAGAAATTACGATTTTTGAAACAAGCCAACAAAAATGTCCATGTGATTTGAGAAGAAGCGGAATTGTGAATTCCATGACTAATTGATACAACCAATCATATAACTAGGAAGATACTGGTATACATCTCAATGAGTTATACAGACCTTTTGCATGCCCATGGTTTCTAGAAGGGAAGAATTTATAATAATGAATTTATTAAATGTCTCCATAGCAGAGCTCTACTTGTCAATTACATTAGATTAAAAGATACAGCTCTTAAGTATTGGGTTCTCATGAGAGAGCAAAATTTAATACTCAGAGAAACGTCTGATAtagcagaaaagaaaaataattatcaagCCAAGTTCCCGAAGACCTGGAATCTAACTCAGAACAAATTCGGTGTAAAGCAAGTGCCCACCACCACGCCAATCTTCCATTTGCAATGATTACCAAATCAGGTTTAGCAGATTAAAGGGTGTATGCCTAAGTAATCCCcttttttttaactcaaatcATTAATAAGAAGGAAATTCAGCAATTTTGTCGCATAACCAAGGGTTAAATGAAACCAAACAAACACAATTACCGTATTAATTTAGTTGCATGATATTTCATTCCCGTTTCTAGACAAAACGAAACATTTTTACCGCAATTTGTTATAACTTGCTACCATAAAAGGATATTTCCAGTTGGCTTCCTTGTTGAATAAGGCAAACGTAAAATATCATTGTAATTTCTACAGTATCTTTTTACTATTCTTTGACTATTAAGATCACTTTTTGAAGGAAGACTCTTTTTCTAAATGTGAACTTCTTACCTTAAAAGCAACAATATAAGCGTGTAGCTAAGTAATCGAGATTCCATGTAATTTCCCAAGCAATGATACACTGGCGAAATCTGAAACGaaattctcaaactcattaataattcatcaagttACAAATCAATCAGGAGACGCCAATTTGACCACATGTGTGCGCTtagaaaccccgatgaaacactggacAGAGGCTTTTCCACCATACTTTGCTCAAATATCAAACCCTAGAGCTTGATAACATGTCAAACCCCACTGATGGAGAATTGatcctaatttaaatattaatgagacaacaccAACGTGATGATAATCGTAGTTTTTGAATAAACCAACGACCTCGACAATGGGTAATTTTACCAGACGCTACCTTTGCCACTCTTCGAATATTCCATAAGCCCATTTTTGTACTGAGTGGACTTGGGTACCCCGTTTTGAACCAGATTATCTTCTTCTTCGGTTGTTTTGGCTTGGCAAAAACGTGACAACGCCATATCTCATGCAGAATGACCGAATTGAGATCAAGGGATGTATATGTGTTCCGCTTTAAACAATGACCGTCCTCAGGGCCTTGTGACACTGCTAAAATATTTGACAACAAAGGCCAGTAATTACTGAAAAGTAATAGCAAAAAAGTAATTTATATTCCGCGATGCCAAAATCAGTGAGAATTTTTTTGATTGTTCTTGGTTACTGATGCACGACTGAGaagcaatttaaaaaaaacgtgcttcgtgtttcatcggtTTTTTCAAagactcgaaaacaataaaagcacttggcctacggcctcgtgccttcatcagttttctcgtgtttggaaaccGCGATGAAatactcgcactcgtttttgaaatattacttgAACAATGCTTGACGCGCTCTGATATATCTATACCTATTTGAGATTATTTACATAGTTTGGCCTTTTCTTATATATTCAAAATATTTAGCTTGTAAATTAATAACCTAAGAAAGTTCTTTACTAAACCATTTTGTGTCAAGGAAAGgccatttaattaaaaaatagtCAAAATTAAATTACGAATGCTATAACTGGATGTTGATATTTGTTAATTAAGTGATTCGTTAGTAAAGTATTCATCAAGAAGATCGTCAGCAGTAACAGACTAAATGATCAACTAGAAGTTTTATTGACCTCTAGTCTTTGGAACAACACATATTTTAATAACAGTCGACCAAATCTCTGtttgttcagtttgttggttGATTTATATATTGACATTTTCCCCTGAAATGATGAGGAGTGAATTACGAAAGGCGATGCTAAATGTGGTTTCTACGTATTAAGATAGAATGCCAATGGCAGAGTTCAAGTGAATGACATTTAGAAGTCGTatgtattgttattattgcccCAGCAGGGTTTTGGTGCAGACGGCCAAACCCCGAGGAGGCATTctagaggtccccgcgtatAGACAGGATTAGtagcagaaaaaatctcgatttttcaagaacagcGCTCGCAAAGGATTGCCAAAACTTCAGTGGGGGTCGAATAAACACTCAaaggagtctgggagcggaATCGCCACGAGTTtctgaagagaaaagaaaagagatgCATTTAACCTCATTTGTTGCAAAAATCATATTGAAGTCCAGAGTTAAAATTGCGGCAACTCATATTACTCACTGATATCTTAAATTTATTTGTCGAAAAAGCGCATTGAATCCATCCGATCTAGAGTTAAAACTGTGGAAACTCGCGTTGCTCATCGATGTCTTTGACCAAAAGACACGGTCACACTTgcatttgtcggacacaaatcaaacctaactgggcgcgaaagactcgcacctcAATCCAAAagtttattcagtgattgagaaaaggacgAAAAACTGATTTAGTTAAACTGCGatattttcagagttcaagTGGTGTAGAGGTCGCTTCGAAAAGTCCTGTTTTGTGTAGCGTGTCACCCTTTCGCGTGTAAAGAAGTTCatgtcacgttttgaattgttgttcatacgctaatacCTCAGTTGAAACCTAAGCTTAATAATGCTGAAAGGAAAAGCCATTGATCTGGGATCgaaactaacttttcagcttgctagccgaGTGGGTAGTGACAGGTTTTAtacactagccaaaacaaatttttcactagccagacgcAGACATTTGTTCAtgtaaagtgaacaaagattctctcagacttgtgagcccaacttcttagttctttcattttcatcatgtcaatcagtgataatgctccagagaaacaacaccattaatagaaatgcACATGAGTGCTTCCACAGTAGAGACACCAAGTGTTGACCGGAAGTCACATATGATCCTGTTGAGACATGAATTGCCTCTCTCGCGGCTAACAGCTAAGgctgataaacttgtggccctcatttagtgttggtttttgaggagaggggaaatcCGGAGCTgagaaagaaccaacaacaaacttagtTCACTTGTGGTCCGAGCTCAGAATCGAAGCCGTgccacatcggtgggaggcgagtgctctcaccactgcgagAAAGAACCAGCAACAAACTTAGTTCACTTGTGATCCGAGCTCAGAATCaatgggaggcgagtgctctcaccacttcGCCACTCCTGCTCCCCATCGTATTTATGCCCGGTCAACACTGTTGAGTAGTGCTAAATACAACCATGTACCCCCTTGTCAAGGATTTATTTTAGAGCCCTATTCCGTTAATGACTTCGTAAAAGAGACAAAAAGACAACCAAGTgagaaaaacgaaaacaaaccataATTATAACACAACTTTAAATTCAAGAATACGTGAATATTACACGGCCATGTTAAAACTCGTGTTATTGCTGCTCTGTAAATTTTTTAGATTGCTGGTAAGGCCAAGAAAGGAATGCAGTTAAGAAAAAGTACACAGCCAGCTGCTCAGTTGATCATTTCGGATTCAGATGATTCGGATGCAAAAGCAAGATACAGTGTACGTATGATTGTAGTCTTCATTAGAGACATCCAGTGTACCTCAGAAAATTTAAGTGTCCGAACATCTTTCAAAGGCTTGCAATTTTAATATTGATACTTCTGTTTTCATTTTACGAGAAAAAGAATATCATTGCAGAATCGAGTAGTTTTATTGAGTACAACGAGAAAGATTATGTCTTTCTGCTTATCAGACATTACGACAGGGAAgcttaacaacaacaaatttattcTTGTTTTATCTAGGATAACGGTGTCAGTGGATACGATGATCCTTCTGATTACACTCCCGTAATCGATTTGACCAAAATTCCGTCgccattgaaaataaaaaaacaaggtACGAGAACTTCAGTTCATTTAAAACCAATCTATTGAGCAGTACTTAATATCTAGAGTGAACTACATAACGGCGCCTGAAATACGGAGCGAGCGCAGAGGCACGGAAACATTTCCTAAGGTTCTTTCCGTATTGCGCAAGAGGGAAAACCCAGGGAAACTGTGACTGTAAAGACGACTATTTTCGCAACAATTCCCAGTCACCTCTAGCCTGCGAGCGTATAGGTATTTCCGGCGGTCGTTTCTCTCGTTTCTGGGACGAGAAAAGCGACCGCTGGAAATACGTTTGCTTTCGCAGGCTAAGTCACCTCGTACTTTGTTTTGCATGCATCCGGATCCGAATTAAAGGAGAACAGTAGCCCTAATTAAACAATATAGAAAGCCGTTAAAAGAAGTACTTTTTATTGTCTTCGGCTTTTTCAGGCTTCAACAGAAGCATGTGAAATCATAGCGGAGCTCTCGCGCCTAGCGCGCGGCAGCGGAGCACCATGCTTAAGAAAATGTAGTAAACTACCCATCCGAGTACATTTTGTAATCACCTGATCGTATACCGACCGCCCGACAGTCCGTCTACACCACAGGCATAacaacgcaaaatttcgggTAGCCTGTGGTGAGGGCTTTTTGGCACGAAAACGAATGTTAGCCCgcgttattattattgtaatgaaatcgggAGCTCCGCTTATCTATATATTAAAGTGATGATGTCATTCATTACAACGGGTGGTTCTTAGGGATAGGGATTCTTCCACGGACTCAGAGACAAGTGATGCCGAAGAGATCCCAGAGAAAGTCAAGCAATGAAAGTATGATCCTGGAATGTGGGAGAGTGCTCCATTAGGCATAGACGGCTTGATGAGATATACCATTGTCAAAGCAAAAACGTCGAAAGAAATAAGCGCAGCTCTGCTAACAGATGGTCGGAGGTGGAAGAAAAGTAACGTCACACAATGGAAACAATACGGAGAGATGCGGTATGCAGACTGTCGGGGCTCCTTCAAGTGTATCAATGGGCAGTGTCCTTCTCGTGTTCAATTTGGTGtaacaaacacaaaacaatttaaaattgatTTAAGCGGCCAAGAAGCCTGTTCAATATGTGGAGATGCAGGTCAATCTGTAATTTAGCGTGCGAGGCGCTATGTGAAGTACGGCAAAAAAATTTACAGGTGTTTTATTATGGGAGCCACTCTTGCCCCATAACATCAAGGCCTGAAAAACCAGCAGAACGAGTGAAGGAAATGATAAAGAAACATCCTCGCTTAAAGCCAGCAGAAATACAATCTGCCTTTGTTATGTCATTGCTGCGGACGGGGGAAGATTGGGACAAAGTGGAAAAAGAAGCAACACAGCTGCTGGACATAAAATGGATCGCCAATCAGAAACAAAGTGTGCGCCAAGAAATTCATCCAAGTGGTGAAAATTTTGAAGCCGTAGTAACATTTAAacaatattgcgacaaaaagGACAGCCTCTTAATATAAAAAGTAAATGATCGGCGCGGAAATCCTGACAGAccatcttttgtttttaaaacaagTGAGGATAAAATGAAAGCAGCTTTGAATATGGACCGGAACGGGGAACATTTCTTGAAAGatgaatattgttttttttgacGGAAAATTTAAACGGTGCCGGAATTTTGTTACCCTTACAGCTAGTGTATATCATCCGCTGCTGAAAAAGCAAATACCTCTTGCTGTTATGGAAGCTGAACAAGAGAGCTCCGAAAACATTGCGCTGTTCTGGTCTCTTTTTAACGAGGGTCTACAAAAGGGGACGACAAGACGGTATTTGATCCTCAAGGTTGGTGCACCGACATGGCCGGAGCTAACATGAATGGACTTCAGCAAATTTTGGTGAAGATGCCCTGAGTCGCGAGTTTCATGTCAAAGATAGCATAATCAAAATGGCTCGAAAATTAGGACAAGAAGCAGGTGAGTATTTTAAAGAACTATGCCAAAAGCTCTTTACATGTAGTTTAAAGGAAACGTATCTTGAGGTTAAGAAGTCATTAGAAGAATTTATAAACGAAAATTCCGAGCGGCAGTCTCTTTCATCCTGGCTGAGCTGGTGGGAAAACCGCAGAACATTCATCTTCGGTGCATTTGCTCCGACCAACGCGCCTCGGATGAATCAGGCTGAGGTGATCCACGCTGGATGGGctcataagaatccgtcaaacCTTTCCCTTCTCGGCGCAGCTCATATAGACACTAGGCACAGCGTCCTCCTCACAGTTGAACTTAAGTCCATTGAGCAGGGGACTTCAAAGGGTGGAACTGGGCCCTCGTATGAAgaacggaaaaaaaattgcgCCGCCGAGAATTGGGAAGGGCAGCCCAACTTGGCGAAGAAATGATGCGAATAGCATCGGAAAATGGTTTATTGGTTGATCCCAATTAGGGGCACCGTCCACCGGAAAACAAGACAACtcgcaaaacaaaacaacagaatCGTAAAGAGGTCCAGTCATTAGACGTTCATGCACTTCCTGGTACGAGTTCCCCTAGGCCATTGCCATCCCTTAAAATTCCAGGAAGAGTACTGgtacattactattttattgaaatttcacATAAATTTACATGGGAATGGCAATTAAATACATCACCGTAATCAGTAAAGATAGggcttcaagggaaaaaaaagtttgtctgcaaaggagctcacaatttttccaaaaaaaaattacaatcatgaaaattagcataatgtatgCAGATTTTTCTTACATAGTACATGAAAGATGGCCAACAGTGTTTGGTATGAAAAAATGTTAGAAGAAGAAATGTTTCCACACCTTTTGACTTGCAATTTtccaaatctggtggaaataaaacaaacacaaaattaattacaattttttattgagaaaccttaagaaaaaaaaataatgaacaatcttccttgcatttttttttggtggggggtgtgtcttacttggggtgcatggaaaagtgaagaaaaggtgaaatgagccctcattcacctttgaaagtgctttttcctcctaaataacaacttttcacagttcaaccatGCTGCGTACCATATCGACACAAAGTGTATGATACCTGGATTTATTTCAGgactttttttggggggaggggaggtgtgtctatgggggtgtacaagttctatttaggtccatataagtctgggaagaaggaaaaatatccctattcAAACTTTTTGCAACACACAGTCTCTATCATGAGTACTTTACAATGTCGAATACTCACATGAAGCAGCAGGTGGTACTACTCTTGACCTCGACCTCAACCTGGAAATATCACAAAATATCAGGAAATATCAGCTAGGGCAGCTACACAGATTAGAAACAAAAGAGATTATACTTTgacccttgaaaaatatatgtatgatacaacgaaatagaacaattttgatatagtAAATTTATAATCACAGATTACTCACCTGGAGGACCCACCATTCATCATTCTCTCCTTCTTCACTGTCCTCAAGCCACAGTAAAAAATTcgaatctacatcgctaacagaaatagaaaacacggaTCTGTCCAACAAATTGGTTGTAGCAATTGAAAAACGGCGAAAAAGCGAAATCGggacagaaaataagtaaataacaatgacagatcgctcgagtaacgcaatttccggtaactcgatacttcggcgtcctttcaaacaaaacatgatctctttgctcaaagaggtcaaaaacgatatttttttggcgcAAACACGAATCTTTTTACTTAAGATATCAACTATGAAGCATCTTACTATAAACcaagctcgaaatcaagagtcaTAAGCgaagaaaaatcatattttccTGCAACTGAGGGACAGATTTTCGCTGTGCCAGGACCGCGTGGTCGCATCTCATGAACTTCAAATCCgttcttacctcgaaatatggggctcaattttcgaacagacgGTCCCATTCACCCTTCTATCCAATATCCACGCTATTTGTAGtcttttccatcaatttaaggGGAAAATCGGAGTCATTTGAATCATTTCCTTTCACTTGCGATCTATCAGTGCTTACGCCATGACCCTTAAAATcggaaaattaatttcaaaaattttgcataatttatgaaTTAAAGCCAGCACAATAAAACTCGGCCAGTGATTGGTTTATTTCCTAAACTATGACGTGGCCAAGTTTGACGTCAATCAGATGTAACgcaatttttttatgaatttccGGCCGATCGTTCGTGAACGAACGATAGATTGGTGGTA
The nucleotide sequence above comes from Acropora muricata isolate sample 2 chromosome 12, ASM3666990v1, whole genome shotgun sequence. Encoded proteins:
- the LOC136893948 gene encoding uncharacterized protein → MCLLKCSPKQCLPIMKTCRKLWRAACQQSGPCHSYLTLFSTSKNGSHPMQMNFTLILSQSVSKFDMGNCVMFYDVFMKWEGPQQLLKIAGKAKKGMQLRKSTQPAAQLIISDSDDSDAKARYSDNGVSGYDDPSDYTPVIDLTKIPSPLKIKKQGIGILPRTQRQVMPKRSQRKSSNESMILECGRVLH